CCGGTCGAATCCGAACTCATAGCCCTCGCCGGCGCTGGCGCCGTCCAGCGCGAATTCCAGTTCGATGGCGGCCTGGCCCTCGAATTTGTCCTCGTGGCGCACGCCGCAGAGGCTGGCCACCGCATCGAACAGCCGCCCGATGCTGGATGTCCTCTGCACGTTCACGCCGGAGCGCAGCATGGAGCAAAGCGTTTCGCGCTCGGTCATGTTGAACGAGCGGATCGCGGCGAGGTCGGTCCAGTCGACGATCCCGTCACCGAAGGCCTCGTACAGGAGCCCGAACGCGGAGCGGCGTGGTTCCCTGATCGCGGCGTCTCCGCCCGGGAGCGGGAAGGTGCGGAGATGGGCGGCGCGGGTGAAAGACGCGTCGTCGATCGCCAGGTATTCGCCGCCCCAGATCGTTCCGTCCAGGCCGTAGCCCGTGCCGTCCCAAACCACACCCAGTGCCGGGGCGTCGAGGCCGTTATCCGCCATGCACGAGAGGGCGTGAGCGTAATGGTGCTGAACGGTGACGGCCGGAGTATCCATCGCCATCGCCGCCTGCGTGGACATGTAGTCGGGGTGGGCGTCGCACGCGACGACCTCGGGCGTGATCTCGTAAAGGCGCTGCAGATCGGCGACGACGCGATTGAACGCGGCGCCGGCCTGCACGGTTTCCAGATCGCCGATGTGCTGGCTGATGAACGCCTCGTGGCCCACGGCGACCGCCACCGCGTTCTTGAGATGTGCGCCGACGGCCAGGATGGGACGCGTTTCCTCGGGGATCGGAACCGGCATTGGAGCGTACCCGCGCGCGCGCCGGAGGACGATTTCACGCCCCAGCAGGACGCGCACCACGGAGTCATCCACGTGGCGGGTGATGGGCCGGTTGTGAATGAGGAAGCAGTCGGCGATGCCTTTCAGCCGCTCGACGGCCTCCGTTTCGTTCGTGCAGATCGGCTCGTCCGAGAGATTGCCGCTGGTCGCCACGACGGGGAACCCAAGCTCCGCCATCAGCAGATGGTGCAGCGGGGTGTACGGCAGCATCGCGCCGAGAAAGGGATTCTTTGGCGCCACGGCGTCGGCGATGATGCTCCCGCCCGCCTGATGCCGGCGCAGCAGCACGATCGGCGATTCCGGCGCGAGCAGCAGGCGCTCCTCGGGATCGGACACGTCGCATTCCGCGCGGATGTGCTCCACCGAGGGGAACATCAGCGCCAGCGGCTTCTCCTCGCGGCGCTTTCGACGGCGAAGGCGGCGCACCGCGGTCTGGTCGCACGCATCGACGATCAGGTGGAAACCGCCCAGCCCCTTCACCGCCACCACGTGGCCCTTCTGGATGGAGGCCGTGGCGGCGAGGAGCGCTTCGTCGTGGGTTGCGCGCACGATGCCCTTGGAATCCCAGAACTCCAGTTGCGGGCCACAGTCCGGGCAGGCGTTGGGCTGCGCGTGGAATCGGCGGTCGCGCGGATTCTCATACTCGGCCTGGCAGCGTTCGCACATTTCGAAGCCGCGCATCGTGGTGTTCCGGCGGTCGTACGGGAGCGCCTCGATGATGCTGAAGCGCGGGCCGCAGTTGGTGCAGTTCGTGAACGGGTAGCGGTAGCGGCGGTTCTCGGGGTCCAGAATTTCGTGCAGGCAATCCGGGCATGTGGCCATATCCGGCAGAACGAGCGCGGACTTGGCGCCCTGATGTGTGCTACGGCGGATTTCGAAACCCATATAGCCGGCGGCCTTGAGCACTTTCGGTTCCACGCTGCGGATGGACGCGCGGGGCGGTTTGTCCGCCTCGAGGCGCGTGAGGAAATGGCGGACGGTCGCGTCCGGGCCTTCCACTTCGATGAAGACCCCCTGAGGCGAATTGTTCACCCATCCGGCGAGGCCCAATTCCGTGGCCAGGCGGTACACAAATGGCCGGAATCCTACCCCCTGCACGGCGCCGCGTACAGCGACGTGCATCCTCGTGGGGGAGACCCCGTTCTTCCTCGCGCGATCAACGGCCATGTGCGCGCCTGCCCCGACTTGTTCTATTGCATTCCATATCTATATGATAACGGTTTTTGGCGAACCGGCGGCGGGTGTCAGGTGACGGGCGTGGGGTGCCAGGTGTCGGGTGCCAGGTAGCGGCATTGGGTATCGTTACCTGTCACCTGTCACCCGCCACCCGCCACCCGCCACCTGTTTCCTGCCACCCGGCACACTATACCTAGTCCCTGTAGCCGGTTCCCCTTCTGGTTTCCGCGAGGTAGACCTCCTGCCACCCCTCCGACCCTCGTCCCTCCGCCCGCGCGGCCGCCCTCAGCCGGCGTGCCGTTGTTTTGAGCGCCCGCTCCACGCGGCAGAGCTTCAGGCCGGTTCTGTCCGATATCTCCCTGAGGGTGAATCCGGCCGCGCGCATCGCGGCGACGGCGCGGTCAACCGGGCTGAGCCGCAGCGCATCGAGATGGTCCAGCACCCGGCTTTCCGCCAGATAGGCCGTCACGACCGGCGGCAGCCCGGCCGCTTCTTCCGAGATGGACACGGTGCCGTGCCTGTCGTTTCGCCGTCTCAACTGTTCGTCCGTATAGAATGGGTATTCGCCACCCTGGTGATTGTGCGATTGCAGCCATACCTCTACCTGTCCCGCGGTGATCCTTTGCATGCCGGCCTCCACTCCGAACAAATGTTCGTTATTCCCCGGCGTTATGATAACACACCGTTTGGAGGCCGTCAAGCGATACCCAACATTTGTTTGCCTTTTCTTTGCGCGCACGCT
This Armatimonadota bacterium DNA region includes the following protein-coding sequences:
- the hypF gene encoding carbamoyltransferase HypF encodes the protein MAVDRARKNGVSPTRMHVAVRGAVQGVGFRPFVYRLATELGLAGWVNNSPQGVFIEVEGPDATVRHFLTRLEADKPPRASIRSVEPKVLKAAGYMGFEIRRSTHQGAKSALVLPDMATCPDCLHEILDPENRRYRYPFTNCTNCGPRFSIIEALPYDRRNTTMRGFEMCERCQAEYENPRDRRFHAQPNACPDCGPQLEFWDSKGIVRATHDEALLAATASIQKGHVVAVKGLGGFHLIVDACDQTAVRRLRRRKRREEKPLALMFPSVEHIRAECDVSDPEERLLLAPESPIVLLRRHQAGGSIIADAVAPKNPFLGAMLPYTPLHHLLMAELGFPVVATSGNLSDEPICTNETEAVERLKGIADCFLIHNRPITRHVDDSVVRVLLGREIVLRRARGYAPMPVPIPEETRPILAVGAHLKNAVAVAVGHEAFISQHIGDLETVQAGAAFNRVVADLQRLYEITPEVVACDAHPDYMSTQAAMAMDTPAVTVQHHYAHALSCMADNGLDAPALGVVWDGTGYGLDGTIWGGEYLAIDDASFTRAAHLRTFPLPGGDAAIREPRRSAFGLLYEAFGDGIVDWTDLAAIRSFNMTERETLCSMLRSGVNVQRTSSIGRLFDAVASLCGVRHEDKFEGQAAIELEFALDGASAGEGYEFGFDRQGPDGPIVVDWLPVLEAVLSDVRSGVRPRVVSVRFHNALVESVATIAAKVGIRNVVLSGGCFQNAYLLEHAVRRLEIEGFHAYWHRSVPPNDGGIALGQVMAAQRKR